Below is a genomic region from Flammeovirgaceae bacterium SG7u.111.
GGAGACGCTATTTCCGCCATTCGTTTGGAAACGGATGAAACCATTTATATGATAAAAGTAAGTGTTCAGCTAAGAACTATGATGGAAGAGTACGACTCAGACGACAGTGAAGAAGACGAAGAGGATGAATATGAAGAAGTAGAAGTAGAGGAAGAAATGGAATCATAGGTATTCCGGTTCTCATATTGAAGTTTTTGTTGTATTGAGCTATTTGCCTATGCAAAATGATACAAAAAACCGAGCTGTTGAAGGCTCGGTTTTTCTCTTTATAAAGGAGTTGTTTTTATGCTTTAATAGCCTTTGATTCTGTTTCAAACAGCTTTGCCAAAATGCCCATAGCGGCTTCTCTTCCATCTAGTGCAGCGGTCACAACCAAGTCGGCACCTCTTACTCCATCGCCTCCGGCAAACACACCGTCTTGTGTGGTTTCTTGGTTGTCGCCAATTACTACTGCTCCCCACTCATTTGTTTCTATGCCATTGTCCGCCAAAAATTTCATTTTTTGGTTGTTGAAACCTAATGCCAAGATGATGATGTCAGCATAAAGGATATATTCAGAGCCTTCTATCTCACGGATTTGGGCACGTCCACCTTTTTGCTCTACTAGCTCTGTTTTCACAAATTTCACCCCAATCACGTTTCCTTCTTGATCGGCAACAATATTTTTTGGCGAGGTTTGGAAACTGAACTCGACACCTTCTTCTTTGGCTGATTTTACTTCCTTACGGCTACCAGGCATGTTTGCCTCATCCCTTCTGTACACACACTGAACTTTGCTAGCGCCTTCTCTTATGGAAGTCCTTACGCAGTCCATCGCGGTATCCCCACCACCAATTACTATCACGTGTTTTCCTTTTACTTGGTAGCGGTGGTCGTAGTCAATATCCATCAATTTCTTTTGGATATTGGTAAGGAAAGGAACAGCCATATAAACGTTATTGGCATTGTAGGTATCATCGTCTAGCATACGCCCTTCTGTTGCGCCCATGCCCAAGAATACAGCATCATGCTTTTTGCGAAGGTCTTCTAACTTCACATCCTCTCCAATTTTGGTGTTGAGGTAAAGCTCCATTCCTGCTTTTTTGAGAAGGTCAATCCTACGCTTAACAGACTCTTTTTCCAGTTTGAAACCAGGGATTCCGTATATAAGCAAGCCTCCTGCCTGATCAGCAGCTTCGTACATCACAGGTTTTACTCCTGCTCTTAGCAAGAACGTGGCACAGCTTATACCTGCAGGTCCTGAACCTACTATAGCGACTGTTTTGTCAGATGAGATGCCTGGATATTCGGGCACAAACCCTTTCTCGAAGCCTCTTTCTGAAATTGCTACCTCAATAGAGCCAATGGTGATGGCACCGTGGCTAGACATTGTACCAAATTCATTTTCATTGAGTGTACAAGCTCCTTCGCAAAGGCGATCGTGAGGGCAAATCCTTCCCAAAATCTCGGGAAAAGGAGAAGTCTCATTCGATATATCAAAAGCAAGTTTGAGGTCTTTTTCGGCAACAAACTTTAACCATTGAGGGATGTTGTTACTAAGAGGGCAACCAGTTGAGCTACAGTAAGGGTTGCCACACTGGACACACCTACTGGCTTGGGTCGCACTTTCCTCTTGGGTATACACAACACTGATCTCCCCGAAGTTGGTTATACGTTCGTTTGACGGTTTGATTACAGGGTCAATTCTTTCTAATTTGGTAAATTCGTACATAGCAAAATGCTTAGATTTTTTATTGCCTTTACCCATTAAGGTACGGATAAAGGCAGGTTATTTCTTTAAAATCCCTATATTAATTGCCTTCCATTGGGTTCAAAGGTGCTTTCATGTCCTTAGAAGTAACCATGTAGAAGTAGCGTAACTCTTCCCTAAAGTGTTCCAAAATGTATTTGGCAACTGGACTTTGGGTTCTGAAGTGGTAGCTTCTTAGGATCTTCTTGAGGTAATGACGGCCTTCATCTCCTTCATCGGTATCGATACGCTCAGCCTTGATCAGCTCTTGGTTCATTTTATCAATGAAGTTTTGTTTCTTATCGTAAACAAAGGCAACGCCGCCAGTCATACCAGCACCGAAGTTTGTACCCGTTTCACCTAAGATAACAACGGTACCGCCCGTCATGTATTCACAAGGGTGGTCACCAGTTTCTTCTACTACAGCCAGCGCGCCCGAGTTACGAACGGCAAACCTTTCACCGACTTTACCAGCTACAAAGAGCTTTCCACCTGTAGCACCGTAAAGACATGTGTTACCTGCCAAGCTATAGCGTTTGTCGATATTTTCTGGTGTGATGATGATATGACCGCCGCTCATGCCTTTTCCTACATAGTCATTGGCAGTTCCTTTGAGGTGGATGAGCAGCCCGTTGATCATGAATGCACCCAAAGACTGGCCAGCAGTTCCACTCAAGTTGATCGTCACGCTTTCTTTCGGCAAGCCTTTGTTGCCATAGTAGTCAGCAATAGTTCCGCTTATGCGAGCTGCAAAACTCCGGTTGGTGTTTTTTATTTTATAATGAACAACCGTTGGGAATTGAGGGTCTTTGATGGTAGGCAAAAGTTCTTGTAAGATTTTTTGCTCATACTCATTTGAATCGAAGGGTTCATTCCTTTCTGCAGTTCTTATGTTCTCGCCAGGAAGGTTGTCAAGAACCCTGTCGAAGTTGAATTTTTTGGCAAATTCGTCATTTACAACAGAAAGCAAGTCTGTGCGACCGATGATGTCATCCATTTTAGTATAGCCAAGCTTAGCCAAAATTTCTCTTACTTCTTCAGCCATTGTCTGCAAGTAATTGATGATACCATCAACTGTACCACGGTAGTATGAGCGCAACATTTCGTCTTGCGTAGCAATACCAACACTGCATTTGTTGAGGTGACATACTCTCAATATTTTACATCCAATAGCTGATAGGAGTACTGTTCCGAAGGCAAATGACTCTGCACCAAGCATTGCCGCTTTCACGATGTCAAGCCCGGTTTTAAGACCTCCATCAGTTTGAACTTCAACCATATTACGGAGGTGGTTTGCTTTGAGCGAGTTATGAGCTTCCGCTAAACCAAGTTCCCATGGGTTACCCGCAAACTTGATAGATCCAAGCTGTGCTGCACCTGTTCCGCCTTCTGCACCTGAGATAATGATTTTATCAGCATATGCTTTAGCTACTCCTACCGCAATTGTTCCTACTCCTGCAGTTGAAACCAATTTCACACTCACTCTTGCTTGAGGGTTGATTTGTTTCAAGTCAAAAATCAACTGTGCCAAATCCTCAATAGAATAAATATCGTGGTGAGGAGGGGGTGAGATCAAGGTAACACCTGGGATGGTACATCTTAGCGAGGCAATTAACGGAGAAACTTTAGCTCCAGGAAGTTGACCTCCTTCGCCCGGTTTTGCACCTTGCGCTACTTTAATTTGTACTTCCTTAGCGCTCCTTAAATACTCTGGAGTAACTCCAAATCTACCTGAAGCGATTTGTTTTATCTTACTATTTTTGATAGTACCATACCGTTGTTTGTCTTCGCCACCTTCGCCTGAATTTGAATAGCCGCCAATGGTGTTCATTGCTTCCGCTATGGCCTCGTGGGCTTCTTTGGAGATAGATCCCATACTCATGGCAGCCGAAGTGAACCTCCAAGTAATTTTATCTATAGGTTCTACTTTTGAAATATCAACAGGTTCACGGTCAGATTTGAATTCGAAGAAGTCCCTGATCATTTTAAGACCACGTCCGTTAATCCTATCTCGAATAGCGTTATAATCATCTTGCTTACCTGTTTTGGCAAATTTGTAAACCGAGCGAGCTACGTCAGGAGAAAAATCGTGGTATTCTCCTTTGTCCATGTACTTATAAAAACTACCTACTTCAAGAGGGTATAGTTTTTTGATGAAATGGCGCTCGTAAGCTTTTTTATGGTATTTGTTTATTCTAAATTCAATATCGTCGTAGGTAAGGCCGGGAATGAGCGCTTCCGAACCGTCGAAGCATTCCGCTACAATTTCCTCGCTTAAACCTATGGTGTCGAACAATGCCGAGTTGTGGTAACTCTCGATAGTTGCAATACCCATCTTCGACATGATTTTGAGCAATCCAGAGTTAATTGACTTCTGAACTTTAGAAAGAGCTCTTTTTGCTTCAAAGTTTTTGATCTCTCCTGTTTTATTGAGCCTATCTATTACAGAAGCATAAGTTAGGTAAGGATAGATTGAGATAGCTCCAAAACCAAGCATTACGGCACAAGAGTGTGAGTCATAAACTTCACCTGTGATAGCGATGATGGAAACTTTGCTTCTGAGCCCTTTCTTAAGGAGTAAGTTATTGAGGTAACCTACAGCTAAAGGCATAGGGATTAGATAGTTATCTTTTGATAGAGACCTGTCATCAAGAAATACTACGTGAACCTCGTTATTTTTTACCGCATCTACCACGTTTTCTCCTAGTTTATAAAGAGAAGCTTTTAGGTCTTTTTTGAAATCGGTATAGAAAACTTTGTTTTTGTAAACGGGATCGTAAAGTGGGTTGCCTACGCTACCAAATGCTCTCAGTACGTCCAATTTCTCTTTTGAAAGCAGCGGGTTCATCGTTTTGAGACGGTGAGCATTGTCTGGACCATCTTCCAAAACATTGTTTTTAGGACCGTAATTCACACTAGTTGACATGACCATTTTCTCCCTAATTGGGTCAATAGGAGGGTTGGTGACCTGTGCAAATTTTTGCCTAAAGAATTCTGAGAAACTTCTTTGGTGCTTACTGAAACACGCCAAAGGAGTATCGTCACCCATTGAACCTGTTTCCTCTTTTCCATTGATGGTCATCGGGCCAATCACGTTTTCCACTACTTCGTTGGTGAAGTTATGGTAACGCTGCATATCAACCAGATTATCGTACTTGTAATCCTCAAAGTCTGAGAAGTTCTTATCGGCATGTTCCATTAAGTAAGCACTGTTTTCATTCAGCCACTTGCTATATGGGAAAGAATCTTTGAGGTAATTGTTGATCTCAAAGTTCTTGAGAATTTTTCCGTATTTAAGATCCACGCCAATCATCTGCCCACTTTTCAGTTTGCCTTGCTCATGGATGTTTTCATCTTCTACATCAAGTACACCATATTCACTACTGATTATGATTCGGCTATCGTTAGTGATGATGTATTTAGAAGGTCTCAAGCCGTTTCTGTCCAAAATACAGCCTAAGTATCTACCATCGGTGATGTTGAGAGCTGCTGGTCCATCCCATGCCTCAAAATTGGTAGAAGTATATTCGTAGAATGCCCTTAGTTTAGGATCCATATGCGGGGCGTTTTGCCATGGCGCAGGCACCATGCTCCTCGCTGTTTTGAAGAAATCCATTCCGTTGACTGTCAAGAACTCAAACATGTTATCAACTGAGGCACTATCACTGGAGCCTTCTTCCAAAATAGGAAGCAGGCGATCCATTTCTTCTTCGGTAAATATTTTACTGTCGATTACTTCGCTTAGTACCTTAACATTAAACCTGTTGGCCTTTATTGAGTTGATCTCTCCATTATGTGCCAAACATCTAAATGGTTGTGCCAGTCGCCAGCGAGGCAAAGTATTGGTAGAAAAACGTTGGTGGAAAAGCGCAAAGCTAACTTCGAAATCGTCTTCCTGAAGATCAGTATAAAAATCGATAAGGTAAGTTGGCATCACCAATCCTTTGTAGGAAACAACCTTATCTGAAAATGAAGCTATGTAAAAATCATTGTCGTCTTTTAGCGCATGTTCCGATTCTTTGCGGGCTAGGTAGAGCAAAGAACTGAAGCGCTTAGTAGCCATTAATGAGTTAGGAACTACAAACGCTTGTGTGATTTGTGGAAGAGATTCTTTGGCTTGGTCGCCTAATACCTCTACATTGACAGAGACCTTTCTATAGAAAAGAACTTTTAAGTCATTTTTTGCACATATCTCTGTGAATACTTCACGTTGTTTATCGTCAGTGATGAACAACATTGCTACAGCATAAATATCAGGAAGGTCAAAGCCGTTCATTTCGGCTATTCTCTTCATGAACTTATCGGGCAGGGAGAATAGGATGCCACTACCGTCGCCACTCTTTCCATCGGCGGCAATAGCTCCACGGTGAATCATTCGCTCAAGGGCAACCACTGCGTCGAGGGTCATTTGCCTTGAGGGCATATTGTTGATATTGGCTATGAGGCCACATCCACAGTTGTCTTTAAAAGTATTTTGATAATCCATCATTAGGAAGATAAATTAAAGTGCTTTTCAAAAGAAATACCTCTTTATATAAAGAGAGGAAAAAAACGACTAATATTTGTGTATGCGGATGCTATCTACACTTAATCGGTTTTACAAAAATAAGAGTATTTATTAATTTTTTTTGACTTTTTGATAAAAAGTTAAATTTCTATGAAATAAACCTCGCTAAAATCTGTTCTGGTTGCGATTTTTTCAACAATTATGTTGTAAATATGATATTTTTAAAATTAAAAACAGGCTGAAACGACCCAAAAATCCTGTTTTTGTACAAGAATACTCCTATTTAATATCAGAAATATTCAAAAAAAATAACCAGTAATTAGAATTGGATATTTCTCGGCTATCTCTTTGGAATCTTGTTTTTATTTATGTTATGAGTTGAGGTTATATACCTTTCTTCATCTTCAAATTATACAAGAGCATTCCACAAAACTTCAAGCGTGTGAATGGCTTTCCTGCCCGTGCCATCTTTTATCTGATGCCTACAGCTAGTGCCAGGAGCCGCAATGATCACATTATCAGGCTGCTTTCTTACGGTTGGGAACAGCACAAGTTCGCCAACTTTCATTGAAACTTCGTAATGCTCTTTTTCATAACCAAAAGAGCCTGCCATGCCGCAACAGCCAGAAGGAATCATATGAACCTCGTAGTTTGCGGGCAACGTAAGCATTTTTTTTGTAAATGTTAATGATGATAAAGCTTTTTGGTGGCAATGGCCATGAACTTTTACTAACTGCTTTTCTGTGGTAAAATATGAAGCATCTATTTTTTTCTTATCGGCTTCGTTGGCTATAAATTCATCTATTAAATAGGTGTTGGCGGCAATTTCTTTTGCGGCTTCTTTTAGTTCAGCAGGAACTAGGTCGGGATACTCATCTCTAAACGTAAGGATAGCCGAAGGCTCAATTCCCACCAAAGGAGATTCTGGAGTTACTTTTCCAGCCAATAGTTTTACATTTTTAGTCGCAATCTCTTTTGCGTTTTTTACCAAGCCTTTTGAAAGCGAAGCTCTTCCACTTTCTATATGGTTAGGGATTTCAACAGCATAATTTAGCTTTTCTAGAAGCTGCACAGCTTTTATTCCAATAGGCGTATCATTGAAGTTGGTGAACTCGTCGCAAAAGAGCAAAACTTTTCCATTAGCCCCTTTTAAAGGTTTAATGTTCTTTTTTGCCCATTTTTTTAGCGTGGTGCTATGAAGTTGGGGAATTGGTCTTTCTTGTGCAAATCCGTTTACCTGCTTTATTAAACTACCGGTAAGCGAGTTTTTTATCAAGAAATTGTAGATGCCCGGAGCAATAGATGCCAAATTATTTGCCTTGACAACATTTGCGATCATCTTTGAGCGGAAAGGAACACCTTTTTGTTCATAGTGATGTTGGTAGAACTCTGCTTTTAGACGAGCCATGTCCACATTGGAAGGGCATTCGGACTTGCAGCCTTTGCACGAAAGGCAGAGGTCGAGTACTTCTTTTACTTCTTCGTGGGCAAATGGATTGCTTTCGGTAGGGCGCGTCAAAAACTCACGTAACACATTGGCTCGGGCTCTTGTTGTATCCTTTTCGTTGCGAGTAGCCATGTAGCTGGGGCACATAGTCCCTCCAGTAAGTTCACTTTTGCGGCAATCGCCCGAGCCGTTGCACATTTCGGCAGCTCGGAGATATCCTTGAGTGTTGCTGAAGTCAAAGTAGGTTTTGAAATTAGGTGTTTTTTGCCCAGCATCGTACCTTAAAGAAGTGTCCATAGGAGGTGTTCCTACAATTTTTCCAGGGTTGAAAATCCCTTTTGGATCCCAAACTTCTTTTACTCGCTCTATTAGTTTATAATTCTTATCACCTACCATGTATTGGATGAACTCCCCTCTAAGCCTTCCATCGCCATGTTCTCCACTTAGCGAGCCTCTGTATTTTTTTACCAACTTGGCAATTTCTTCTGCTATGAGCCTAAAAAGTCGGTGTCCTTCTTGGGTTTTGAGGTCGATGATAGGGCGGAGGTGTAGTTCGCCCGAACCAGCATGGGCGTAGTGCACACAGTAAAGGTCATTTTTCTTAAGTATTTTGTTGAAATCTGCGATGAATGCCGGAAGGTCTTCAACATCTACGGCCGTATCTTCAATTACTGGGGCAGGTTTTGCATCGCCAGGAAGGTTGGATAGAAGTCCTAACCCAGCTTTTCGTAGTCCCCATACTTTTTTTACGTCGGCGCCTGTCACCAATGGGTAATCGTATCCGTAACCTTCTTTTTTCAAATCGGCTATGAGTGCATTTACCGATTCATCCATTGCTTTGGGAGTATCCCTTGAAATTTCTACCACCAAAATTGCCCCAGGATCACCGTTTACAAAAAAGCGGTTTTGACGGTGTTCGATATTTGTTTTTGTGCATTCCAATACATAATGATCCATCAGCTCACAAGCCGAGGGGTTGTGCTTTAGGGCAACAAGGTTGGCGTGCAGCGATTCGTCAACAGTTTCGAAATGAGCGCAAACTAGCGTTTTGTAAGCTGGAGGCGTTTTATCAACATGAATTTTTATTTCGGTGATAAAAGCCAGCGTTCCTTCCGAGCCTGCGATTAACTTGCAAAAGTTGAAAGGTTCTTTGCCAGCGGTAAATGGTGCTGTTTCTAATAAAAGATCAATGGCGTAGCCTGTATTTCTTCTGGGGATAGACGGTTTGGGAAAACCATCTCTTATTTCTTGTTGGTTGGATGTATCAGATAAAATTTCTTGTAGCTCCTTGTATATAGCTTGCTCTAGGGGGCTTACAATATTTTTTCCAGCACATTTTTTTTCAAATTCCTCATTTGTAAGTGCTTTGAATGTCACTTCGCTGCC
It encodes:
- a CDS encoding glutamate synthase subunit beta is translated as MYEFTKLERIDPVIKPSNERITNFGEISVVYTQEESATQASRCVQCGNPYCSSTGCPLSNNIPQWLKFVAEKDLKLAFDISNETSPFPEILGRICPHDRLCEGACTLNENEFGTMSSHGAITIGSIEVAISERGFEKGFVPEYPGISSDKTVAIVGSGPAGISCATFLLRAGVKPVMYEAADQAGGLLIYGIPGFKLEKESVKRRIDLLKKAGMELYLNTKIGEDVKLEDLRKKHDAVFLGMGATEGRMLDDDTYNANNVYMAVPFLTNIQKKLMDIDYDHRYQVKGKHVIVIGGGDTAMDCVRTSIREGASKVQCVYRRDEANMPGSRKEVKSAKEEGVEFSFQTSPKNIVADQEGNVIGVKFVKTELVEQKGGRAQIREIEGSEYILYADIIILALGFNNQKMKFLADNGIETNEWGAVVIGDNQETTQDGVFAGGDGVRGADLVVTAALDGREAAMGILAKLFETESKAIKA
- the gltB gene encoding glutamate synthase large subunit — translated: MMDYQNTFKDNCGCGLIANINNMPSRQMTLDAVVALERMIHRGAIAADGKSGDGSGILFSLPDKFMKRIAEMNGFDLPDIYAVAMLFITDDKQREVFTEICAKNDLKVLFYRKVSVNVEVLGDQAKESLPQITQAFVVPNSLMATKRFSSLLYLARKESEHALKDDNDFYIASFSDKVVSYKGLVMPTYLIDFYTDLQEDDFEVSFALFHQRFSTNTLPRWRLAQPFRCLAHNGEINSIKANRFNVKVLSEVIDSKIFTEEEMDRLLPILEEGSSDSASVDNMFEFLTVNGMDFFKTARSMVPAPWQNAPHMDPKLRAFYEYTSTNFEAWDGPAALNITDGRYLGCILDRNGLRPSKYIITNDSRIIISSEYGVLDVEDENIHEQGKLKSGQMIGVDLKYGKILKNFEINNYLKDSFPYSKWLNENSAYLMEHADKNFSDFEDYKYDNLVDMQRYHNFTNEVVENVIGPMTINGKEETGSMGDDTPLACFSKHQRSFSEFFRQKFAQVTNPPIDPIREKMVMSTSVNYGPKNNVLEDGPDNAHRLKTMNPLLSKEKLDVLRAFGSVGNPLYDPVYKNKVFYTDFKKDLKASLYKLGENVVDAVKNNEVHVVFLDDRSLSKDNYLIPMPLAVGYLNNLLLKKGLRSKVSIIAITGEVYDSHSCAVMLGFGAISIYPYLTYASVIDRLNKTGEIKNFEAKRALSKVQKSINSGLLKIMSKMGIATIESYHNSALFDTIGLSEEIVAECFDGSEALIPGLTYDDIEFRINKYHKKAYERHFIKKLYPLEVGSFYKYMDKGEYHDFSPDVARSVYKFAKTGKQDDYNAIRDRINGRGLKMIRDFFEFKSDREPVDISKVEPIDKITWRFTSAAMSMGSISKEAHEAIAEAMNTIGGYSNSGEGGEDKQRYGTIKNSKIKQIASGRFGVTPEYLRSAKEVQIKVAQGAKPGEGGQLPGAKVSPLIASLRCTIPGVTLISPPPHHDIYSIEDLAQLIFDLKQINPQARVSVKLVSTAGVGTIAVGVAKAYADKIIISGAEGGTGAAQLGSIKFAGNPWELGLAEAHNSLKANHLRNMVEVQTDGGLKTGLDIVKAAMLGAESFAFGTVLLSAIGCKILRVCHLNKCSVGIATQDEMLRSYYRGTVDGIINYLQTMAEEVREILAKLGYTKMDDIIGRTDLLSVVNDEFAKKFNFDRVLDNLPGENIRTAERNEPFDSNEYEQKILQELLPTIKDPQFPTVVHYKIKNTNRSFAARISGTIADYYGNKGLPKESVTINLSGTAGQSLGAFMINGLLIHLKGTANDYVGKGMSGGHIIITPENIDKRYSLAGNTCLYGATGGKLFVAGKVGERFAVRNSGALAVVEETGDHPCEYMTGGTVVILGETGTNFGAGMTGGVAFVYDKKQNFIDKMNQELIKAERIDTDEGDEGRHYLKKILRSYHFRTQSPVAKYILEHFREELRYFYMVTSKDMKAPLNPMEGN
- a CDS encoding FAD-linked oxidase C-terminal domain-containing protein gives rise to the protein MKRDIVLTKLEKQFEGELHYSDTMKVLYATDASAYRELPLAVAFPKHTADIKTLIDFANTENISLIPRTAGTSLAGQVVGSGIVVDVSRTFTKILEVNKEESWVRLQPGVVRDELNRAIASQGLFFGPETSTANRAMVGGMVGNNSCGSNSVVYGSTREHLLEVEAILSDGSEVTFKALTNEEFEKKCAGKNIVSPLEQAIYKELQEILSDTSNQQEIRDGFPKPSIPRRNTGYAIDLLLETAPFTAGKEPFNFCKLIAGSEGTLAFITEIKIHVDKTPPAYKTLVCAHFETVDESLHANLVALKHNPSACELMDHYVLECTKTNIEHRQNRFFVNGDPGAILVVEISRDTPKAMDESVNALIADLKKEGYGYDYPLVTGADVKKVWGLRKAGLGLLSNLPGDAKPAPVIEDTAVDVEDLPAFIADFNKILKKNDLYCVHYAHAGSGELHLRPIIDLKTQEGHRLFRLIAEEIAKLVKKYRGSLSGEHGDGRLRGEFIQYMVGDKNYKLIERVKEVWDPKGIFNPGKIVGTPPMDTSLRYDAGQKTPNFKTYFDFSNTQGYLRAAEMCNGSGDCRKSELTGGTMCPSYMATRNEKDTTRARANVLREFLTRPTESNPFAHEEVKEVLDLCLSCKGCKSECPSNVDMARLKAEFYQHHYEQKGVPFRSKMIANVVKANNLASIAPGIYNFLIKNSLTGSLIKQVNGFAQERPIPQLHSTTLKKWAKKNIKPLKGANGKVLLFCDEFTNFNDTPIGIKAVQLLEKLNYAVEIPNHIESGRASLSKGLVKNAKEIATKNVKLLAGKVTPESPLVGIEPSAILTFRDEYPDLVPAELKEAAKEIAANTYLIDEFIANEADKKKIDASYFTTEKQLVKVHGHCHQKALSSLTFTKKMLTLPANYEVHMIPSGCCGMAGSFGYEKEHYEVSMKVGELVLFPTVRKQPDNVIIAAPGTSCRHQIKDGTGRKAIHTLEVLWNALV